Proteins from one Saccharomyces eubayanus strain FM1318 chromosome XI, whole genome shotgun sequence genomic window:
- the UBP11 gene encoding ubiquitin-specific protease UBP11, giving the protein MFLNPNEILSLIREVYEVDIKCFYSQLRLKKLKKLLEHAAYLFDIYVRDLKNNLEKDALTAFIVGGYYLYLIIPQSLQFQARNNVYSSYAKLKNKYQEEQGMTYVLKLVKDESAIIVDQCLSDSKRISRTMQRKRAYSLPLRPLPVHMASLSIHNQLDVPIREMPIETSRPINNTLVKDLAKKENELKSSNELEQETDIEGRDSTSTGPLSMTSYLRLDTEKDSLFKTLSSPAAASTGNSLEALLQFEEPSQNSSSTLKSKEQEEEETVIASTSQTFKLPVIENPDNLLSELSITGLRNPCNTCYINSMVQCLFGTTLFRDLFLTKKYKLFLENEKYPKGFQLSHSIYVLFKKMYLSGGRAIIPNGFLKVCKKLRPDLNIPDDQQDTQEFLMIILARIHEELSNENVTKYYSDLIFYDATALQVNPSKYQKWYEETVLSDGLSPIDYIFQGQMENILKCQRCGNSSHSYSTFYVLSLAIPKPSLYSFTSKSKKIKLEDCINLFSSDEELSGDNAWDCPKCRTTDCKSKTDENLSQKKRSILFNLHSRSRSKSPHHRHHHHHHHHKKDDATDNSKKWKSKKLTTVKSLDFIVLPPILVIHLSRFYYDLTKKNNTVITYPLILNIILKNNAVVRYKLYAIVNHSGNLVNGHYTSVVNKEKSHEIGLNRQIWVTFDDDVIKQHNKDRDDFETGRAEISSSEVYVLFYERVDEEDYKEECC; this is encoded by the coding sequence ATGTTTCTAAACCCAAATGAGATTTTAAGTCTAATTCGTGAAGTATACGAAGTTGATATCAAATGCTTTTATTCGCAGTTGCGTctaaagaaactaaaaaaattgttggAACATGCCGCTTATCTGTTTGACATCTACGTAAGGgacttgaaaaacaacCTAGAGAAAGATGCACTAACAGCCTTCATTGTTGGTGGCTACTACCTGTATCTTATTATTCCGCAGTCGTTACAATTTCAGGCAAGAAACAATGTTTATAGCAGTTACGcaaagttgaaaaataagtaccaagaagaacaggGAATGACCTATGTCCTAAAATTGGTGAAGGACGAAAGTGCTATAATTGTTGATCAATGTTTATCTGACTCAAAACGAATTTCCAGGACcatgcaaagaaaaagagctTACTCTTTGCCCCTACGACCGCTCCCCGTTCACATGGCTTCTTTATCGATACATAACCAACTCGACGTTCCGATACGGGAAATGCCTATAGAAACGTCAAGGCCAATAAATAATACCTTGGTGAAGGACTTGgctaaaaaggaaaatgaattgaaaTCAAGTAATGAGcttgaacaagaaaccGATATAGAAGGTAGAGATAGTACAAGTACAGGGCCCTTATCTATGACCTCGTACTTAAGGTTAGATACTGAAAAGGActctttattcaaaactCTCTCTAGTCCAGCAGCAGCTTCCACTGGGAACTCCTTAGAGGCTTTGTTACAGTTTGAGGAGCCTAGCCAGAATTCCTCTTCTACATTAAAGTCAAAAGAgcaggaagaagaagaaaccgTAATCGCTTCCACCTCTCAAACTTTTAAGTTGCCGGTGATCGAAAATCCAGATAACCTACTGTCTGAATTATCCATAACTGGCTTGCGAAATCCATGCAACACATGCTATATTAATAGCATGGTACAGTGTCTGTTTGGCACCACTTTATTTCGCGATTTGTTTCTAACTAAGAAATATAAACTCTTTCTggagaatgaaaaataccCAAAAGGATTCCAACTGTCCCACTCCATTTACGTTCTATTTAAGAAAATGTACCTGAGTGGTGGAAGGGCAATTATACCTAATGGCTTTTTAAAGGTGTGTAAAAAGTTAAGGCCTGACTTGAACATCCCAGATGATCAACAGGACACgcaagaatttttgatgatCATTCTGGCACGGATTCATGAAGAGCTGTCAAATGAAAATGTGACTAAGTATTATTCTGATCTAATTTTTTATGATGCGACTGCTTTGCAAGTCAACCCAtccaaatatcaaaaatggtATGAAGAAACTGTTCTTTCAGACGGATTATCTCCAATCGATTATATATTCCAGGGACAGATGGAAAATATACTAAAATGTCAACGCTGTGGCAACTCCTCCCACAGCTATTCTACCTTTTATGTTCTGTCACTTGCAATTCCAAAACCCTCTTTGTATAGTTTTACAAgtaaatccaaaaaaataaaattggAGGATTGTATAAACTTGTTTTCAAGCGATGAAGAATTGTCTGGTGACAATGCTTGGGACTGTCCCAAGTGTAGAACTACTGATTGCAAGTCGAAAACGGATGAAAATCTCAGccagaagaaaagatcaataCTATTCAATTTGCACTCCAGATCAAGATCCAAATCCCCccatcatcgtcatcatcaccatcatcaccatcataaaaaagatgatgCGACAGATAACTCCAAAAAGTGGAAATCTAAAAAGCTGACCACTGTAAAGAGTTTGGATTTYATTGTTTTGCCTCCAATACTAGTCATCCATTTATCAAGATTTTATTATGAtttaacgaaaaaaaataacacGGTAATAACTTATCCACTgatattgaatattattcTGAAAAACAATGCGGTCGTTCGGTATAAGCTGTACGCAATAGTAAACCATTCCGGAAATCTTGTCAATGGACATTATACTTCTGTagtaaataaagaaaaaagccaTGAAATTGGGCTAAATAGACAGATTTGGGTCACgtttgatgatgatgttaTTAAACAACACAATAAGGATCGTGATGACTTTGAAACTGGCAGGGCAGAGATTTCTAGTAGCGAAGTATATGTCTTATTTTATGAAAGagttgatgaagaagattatAAGGAAGAATGTTGTTAA
- the BAS1 gene encoding Bas1p, whose protein sequence is MSNTSAKDIRKNKPKRGTGFDLLEVTESLGYQTHRKNGRNSWSKDDDNMLRSLVNESAKELGYENGLEDVKTIQQSNHLSKCIAWDVLATRFKHTVRTSKDVRKRWTGSLDPNLKKGKWTQEEDDQLLKAYEEHGPHWLSISMDIPGRTEDQCAKRYIEVLGPGSKGRLREWTLGEDLSLISKVKAYGTKWRKISSEMEFRPSLTCRNRWRKIITMVVRGQASEVITKAIKENKNIDMTDGKLRQQPIMDADIRSDFRSNTEENLQASRENKASLIKQDILTIKDNESSKLPKLKDSNDADSLSDSKQQLLPPLKDISVPPPIRMMQVSQPHTSSSRNKIPLPVEDLSSINKHSPGGIPDSPQATLPPTFNPASLDEHMMNNTGITDPLKQNDSTLRTREPNSSSTQWKFTLKDGQGLSISNGTIDSTRLVKELVDQAKKYSLKISIHQHIHNHYVTPTDNTASNNNSVPNTANVNGNSLLIDNFPHMGRQLGNGLSGLSSTNDTFSPEYRTSLDNMDNDFLSRTPNYNAFSLEPTSHNSTDNTNELGSQSNRGTDSPSVFYPQARALMPTNSNVTNNEINPGNVSTNSMSPNFNGRNGTAPSSTASYTTSGSEIPPDVGPNRITHFNYLPPTIRPHLGSSDATRGADLNKLLNPSPNSVRSNGSKSNQKEKKKSEPPGHHSSSSLTTNKFNRIDQSEISRTTSRSDTPLRDEDGLDFWETLRSLATTNPQPPVEKPTEGNETTSHVVHQGIVAHTGESGLGSNSEGYDFFNELLDKKADTLHNEAKQQKDLDMTSGGSTDNGSVLPLNPS, encoded by the coding sequence ATGTCGAATACGAGTGCTAAAGATATACGGAAAAATAAGCCAAAAAGGGGAACCGGCTTCGATTTACTCGAAGTTACTGAGTCATTGGGCTACCAGACTCACAGAAAAAACGGGAGAAACTCATGGTCAAAAGACGATGATAATATGCTACGATCACTGGTTAATGAATCCGCAAAGGAGCTGGGCTACGAAAATGGGCTTGAAGACGTTAAAACAATTCAACAATCAAACCATCTTTCTAAATGTATAGCTTGGGATGTTTTGGCAACACGCTTTAAACACACAGTTAGGACTTCCAAGGATGTAAGAAAACGTTGGACAGGGTCTCTCGATCCAAACTTGAAGAAAGGTAAATGGACCCAAGAAGAGGATGACCAGCTTTTAAAAGCTTATGAAGAACATGGACCTCACTGGCTGAGTATTTCCATGGATATTCCCGGAAGAACAGAAGACCAATGCGCCAAAAGATATATTGAAGTCCTAGGGCCTGGAAGTAAGGGAAGACTGAGAGAATGGACTCTGGGAGAAGATTTAAGTCTAATAAGTAAAGTGAAGGCGTATGGTACgaaatggagaaaaatATCGTCAGAAATGGAATTCAGGCCAAGTTTAACGTGTAGAAATAGATGGAGAAAGATTATTACCATGGTGGTACGAGGGCAAGCATCGGAGGTGATAACTAAGGctataaaagaaaataagaacaTAGATATGACAGATGGTAAGCTCCGACAACAACCTATCATGGATGCGGATATACGATCCGATTTCAGGTCAAatacagaagaaaatttgcAAGCATCTCGAGAGAATAAAGCTTCATTGATAAAGCAGGATATATTAACTATCAAAGATAACGAATCAAGTAAATTACCAAAATTAAAGGATAGTAACGATGCAGATAGTTTGAGCGACAGCAAGCAACAACTGTTGCCGCCATTAAAAGACATTTCTGTACCTCCGCCAATAAGAATGATGCAAGTTAGCCAGCCACATACAAGCAGTAGTAGAAATAAGATCCCTCTACCTGTTGAAGATCTTTCTTCAATCAATAAGCATAGCCCTGGCGGAATTCCCGATAGTCCCCAAGCAACTCTTCCACCAACATTTAACCCAGCATCCCTCGATGAGCATATGATGAATAACACTGGCATTACAGATCCTCTAAAACAAAATGATTCTACCTTGAGAACAAGAGAACCAAATTCCTCTAGCACCCAATGGAAGTTCACTTTGAAAGATGGACAAGGTTTATCAATATCGAATGGAACTATCGACAGTACGAGGTTAGTAAAGGAACTAGTTGATCAAGCTAAGAAGtactctttgaaaatatcgATACATCAGCATATTCATAACCACTATGTCACACCCACAGACAATACTGCTAGTAATAACAATAGTGTGCCGAACACTGCAAATGTTAATGGAAATTCTTTACTAATTGACAATTTCCCACATATGGGTAGACAATTGGGAAATGGCCTTTCAGGGTTGAGTTCAACCAATGATACCTTTAGCCCAGAATACCGAACCTCTCTTGATAATATGgataatgattttttatCTAGAACACCGAATTATAATGCATTCAGTTTGGAACCAACCTCGCACAACTCCACTGATAACACTAATGAACTTGGATCGCAAAGCAATAGAGGGACAGACAGCCCATCCGTGTTTTATCCTCAGGCAAGAGCATTGATGCCAACCAACTCAAACGTTACTAACAATGAAATCAATCCAGGAAATGTCAGTACTAATAGTATGTCTCCTAATTTTAATGGAAGAAACGGTACAGCACCAAGCTCTACAGCATCTTATACAACCAGTGGTTCGGAAATACCACCAGATGTGGGACCGAACAGAATAACACATTTTAATTATTTACCTCCAACGATACGACCTCATTTGGGCTCATCAGATGCGACAAGAGGTGCTGACTTGAATAAATTACTCAATCCATCCCCAAATTCAGTAAGAAGCAATGGAAGTAAAAGCAAccagaaagagaaaaaaaagagcgAGCCGCCCGGTCAccattcttcttcctctctGACGACCAACAAATTTAACCGTATTGATCAGTCCGagatttcaagaacaacatCAAGATCCGATACTCCGTTAAGAGACGAAGATGGTTTGGATTTTTGGGAAACTTTGAGATCTTTAGCCACTACGAACCCACAGCCTCCAGTTGAGAAGCCTACTGAAGGTAACGAAACCACATCCCATGTAGTACACCAGGGCATCGTAGCACATACAGGGGAAAGCGGTTTAGGTTCCAACAGTGAGGGATacgatttttttaatgaattaCTGGATAAGAAGGCTGATACATTACATAACGAAGCTAAGCAGCAAAAAGACCTTG